From Rhopalosiphum padi isolate XX-2018 chromosome 2, ASM2088224v1, whole genome shotgun sequence:
TGTTCTCCGTGTATCCACCAAGAGTTTTTAAGTgaaagtttgaataaaaatatcataaactgTTCAGAAGATAgtgatatttgtatattaaatacatctaATTATGatgaagaaaaacaaaatacagaaaaaaaagaatttgaaaatattttatcagaatTTCAATCTGTTCATAATAAGATAAAAGAACAATTTGTGATTGAtcctgaatattttaaagttggcATTCAGAGGTTTGTTTCAACTTGGAAGAACCATCTAACATCagataaatctttattattagcCTGTAATTCTTTAAGCAATATTTACCAATCAAATTTAGACGACGATTCATAGACCATATTATGAAGTTTATATTTTgggattttaatttgtttgttatttttttatataatgtgatgaggttattttttaatattagtttaaaaagagtaaagcaataaataataatatactgataattttagaacctaaaatataatgttttaggtTAAaaggaaatacattttaaatcctgttttttcattaaaatatttcaataatataactttataatctgacatattttattatctatcattgtctgttaattattttagacattattaatgtaagttgtaaaaatgttgtttctattatgtaaataatattctttactgCTTAAAATGATTGTAATGCTATAAGattgttgtacatatttttttaatattttaacaaaaaaagaatCATTCATCACTCACAGTAATTAGTTTAATGGAAGAACTGAACAACTTTTTAACCTGAAATAAGTGGATTAGTTTTATTCTTGTTTAGCAATAAGTGTgcaatatctttaaaattaccTAGAAAGGATTACAGAAATGTATCCATTCATTTTGatgatatgtaaattataaaatgttagcctataaataatctaaattacttacttataattttatgttttaaattttaaataaattacttgatACACGTAGTTCCTAACTAATAATGTAACTATGTAGgtacttaacatattatatatgtattatatggtgatatttcaaactatttgataaatagtaattttaattcatagtttAATCTAATTCATGTTTCGTATTATTTGTAAGATATTGTTTaccataattcaaaattattttatgcaaatctaattataggtacataatataaaaatacattcaagtaaatattattattttcattgatcaaatatgtataacaaacttaaaaaacaaatattgtgaaaattttaattcatatttgagAGTGCCAATGATGACTAGATGAGTGCTAACCTTTGATTGTTTATAgtactataaatttattcagctattaattattattaatttagcgaataaaatttatattacttgatCACTGAAAACACAAGTTGCTGAGGCTTTACGATTCAGGGATGaataaatgaacaaataaattGAACTACTGCTTAATCATTAGGGAACAGTTCAGAGTTTATTCGGATGATTTAGATCTCACATTAGAcaggtattataatttgcataaatataatttaaatacttctctatggctattaatattaataattgtttattataatttataagtatatattatatttttttttaacataaaattattatttatatatatatgtaatataggtatatattatttgtatatctgttaatataataaatttaatttcaaagttGAAAACTATCATAGTATGAtctctaataagtaataataggtaatttgattataattctaTATGACTAAATGTTATACGATTGTTAAAATATCGGAgtggttattaaataaaattgaaaatttaacttaaacagTTCATGACTTTTGAAGAGAAAATTAacaaatgtatacttataacataaaaataaataaaaaaacatttaaaattatataataaaaaaatacataataattaacctgttttatggttatttttgtattggtaACAATTGAccggtaaattatttaatattataacataaatcaaCACTTGAATAGGAAAACGAAAGGcgttaagtttatataatatgctggAGTTTCAAGCATccgaataaatgttttattatgatattaaaagaCATCTAGAAGATAGTTGATGATGAgatcaaaaaaacattttttgagcCTATAGTTTAGGAAACACTAGCAAAGGGTAGAGCTTAAATCGTGTATGTGTAACAGGATAAAAGAAATTCAATGTTGGGCTGGTGGTGGAGGTGGAGGTAAAGGTTGAGGTGTCTGTTGTTGGGGCAAAGCTTTCAATATGGCTTGCACTTCTTCGGCCACGGCGGCCAGAACCATTTGGAATTGCGCCTTTGTAGCCACCGCACCCGAACGCTGATCCCGGATGTGCTCCAGAGTAGCAGCTATATCAATCTCCTTAGCTCCTTTCGCCATACGATTAAGCACCATATCCAATAGGCAATACGAACCAGTACGACTAACACCATCACTGCGTATATCATGATAAAATGggttaggtataggtacataatattgttccGTTCACGTCAAATTGCATGcgaaatatttacttaaatagaaTTGGTACTTACCTGCAATGCACGACAATAGGACAAGATCTGCCACGGAACGACTTATTTACTTTCCtgaaaaaaagtagttttttaatactatatcgccaatgtatttactatatgCGTGCGTTAAATGTATCAACTTTAACGGTCGTGTTTTACGTTTTATTTCAACGGTTTTCACATTTTCGTATTAATCTGTAAGACATTCTAATCGCAAAATTGCCTACCTACTCGTGTATATTTTCCATTGTAAATTACCTGCGGAATTCCAGAAGAGCTTTGGTGGTGTTCGGTACGCCTCCGTCCGGCCATGTCAAGAAGTGGAACTGAGTGACGGTCCTGGTCTCTCCGGTTTTCAAGTTCTTCAAATAAAAGCTCCTTACCAAGTAATCGTCGCACCATATATGTTCACTCACCAAATGCACCTGAGAAATGCACGCAAGAAAAGTATGCACCGATATTAGTAACTACATAGGtatacttattgttttttatataataatacacattgatTATATTTCGAACCGACTACGACCAGGGATGTATGCAGAAAAATGTTTGGGGGGTGTTTTTTAAAATCAGTTATTTAAAAGTAGaactaaaaaaagttaattatataattaatataaaatatatttaaaaaaaaataaatatataaaaaattttttatgaaaattaggtatacttacaatactttaaaaaaatatataaccattgatataacaaaattaacattaaaattgaataagacaCACAAAAACCCAAATATTTCGGGGTGTGTTTAAACACCCAAAACACCCCCCTGTGTACATGCCTGACTACGACTAgttaatgtgtatatttataaattaggaCGCCTTCATATCGTTAAAAAGTTTACCTCATATATGTGATAGAGTTCCGATCCTTCTTCTGGCCAGTAACGATGGCACAACACCACGTCGTTCTCCACTAGTCTGGTCAACATAACGATCACCACGCACCCTTGTTCCCACACCATTTGCCAAAAGTCCGCCGATGTCTCAGCCAACGGTCCCTGTGTTGCGATATACGCCGGGTTACGCGGATCGTGGTCGGTCTGTAAAAAACGTATAAACAgtcaacaaaaattattaatcgcATGAAAATTCGTCGACTGCCATTATATGGATACGGTGGTGGGAAAAATTTCTCACCCATATTAGCTTTTTtcattatgtaaaaatacaaaaatatttttatacaacataggtacattcatattttaatgaacTCCCACCCGCACCACATTGGATATTTCTCCGTACACCATtggtatattcaaataatataataataatcataatatatattgaaaattagtaTACGATATACtccatagacatattatatattttttcatttgaattGTACGTCAACCTATTGCTATGGGTTGCCTAGTAATCAATATGGGTAAAAATACCTGTGCATATGATAGGACTTGTAtgctatatttttctaaaaatagatttttgttgttaaattcatttttctcACTTTATAGACGGGGCCAGATTTTGGGTCTCTATACATAATGGAATTTTTTGTTTATCCTAATTCAAAAGCgagtattaaaatacaaaattgttatcGACAGTCGAGAACTTGTtgagtgtaggtacctatattgataAACTCCACTGAAATGGTTATTGGTGATTCCGTATGGACGAGTTTTACCAATTAAATGcataattacattttgataattttatataatctaagtattattgtacaattaattataatactttattagtacattgtacataatataccagtaatagatactatattatatgattgaaaaataatggTTGTCACTAAGAGTGGGTAAGGGCGGCTCCTAGCTTTCCTGACTTTCAGCTGTAGATGAACTGAAATGTATTAGATACcacaatttttactaaatattatttggcCATCGAAATTATTTCTCTACTATTAGTTCATTTCTTTATTGGTTtatggtaggtatatacatataggcgCCATGTAAATGGGTGCGGGGGGCTCAGGCACCCATTGAAATTATGGGGTATTGAGTACCTATTAGAATATTGGATTTTACGGGGACATAATATTGACTATGGGTTAAGCCTCATCCTCCAAATTGTACATTTATGGTTATGATACCAAGCACccattaagttttttaaaacttgGCGCCTATaccgtatatacaatatatcgaTCAGACTTACTATCGTTGATGCGTTAATGTAGTCCGAGTTGTTCATGTTGGCGTACTCGTTGATCACGACCCTGGCATGATCGTATGGAAGTGCATTGATGTAACGATTCTTCTTGGCGTTATCCGGCTAATGAGTaacgcataaaaaaaaaaaaaataataatatgaatatattataatcaaataaaaaaaacctcgtTGCATAAGTTGAAACTGTCAAAACGgtgtatatagataaaaatgcaataagAATGGGCGTTAAAATGTAGttagagtttttttttcataactttttatttaattagataggtacctagttaCTTATTCTAATGTCTGTTGtactcaataaattataactttatcaagttaatttgaaaaatagtaagttaaataaaaatgatgtttgCTACATCATCTTCAAATCTAAATAACTATGATTgtggttaataaaataacttgtttCATTTTTCTGTAGGTAAatagaaataaacaaattaatattttttgatgtaataatttagtagacacaaacatgtaaattaattacctatagaactctaattatattaaattgagttCAGTGagttctattatatttaatattaattttaattcattgaatCTTTgcctatttcattttatatattgcGATCGGCCGATTTTCTTTTATTCACCTTTCTCGCAACGTTTACCGCACACGGTTCTGCCTCGTACGCGCATAGCGCAGCCCATTCGCTGTCCAATCGGTTCTTGTTGTTCAGATGATCTTCCATGTATGCCTGAAATACATAACGCAGCGTTATTTCAGTATTACGGGTTCAAGAGCATGAATACGTTTCAAAGTTAATTACCAAAACCATGTGTCCGGTAGAAATATCCATGTTCGATAAGACTGGTTCCTCTCCCCTTAAAAGTGAATatcattataagttttaataatttgtcgtcgtatataatatatacattcaaGCGTGCGGCGTGTTGAAATTCAACACCAATCGCAGATGCagcataaaaaacaaaacagtcCTATTTGTTATCAATggttaatttattcaataattgaataaatgtttttaatcgaTATTTTCGATTCAATTTTTCATAGATTTTTCAAGTCTTTGTGAAATGTGgcttgtacattttaaaattaagtgaaaataggtaggtactaaataaaatagtacTAATAATCCAACGAGAAACCACTACCTACACTAAAATATTCCTCTCCATAATTTatcgattatatttaattttattagggtacctatacctatattatgtaaatattgtaatcaatGAATTCAAAACCACACATTTGGTGGGTTAAAACCGCACATATTTAGTAGGGTAAAACCGcacaataatgaatttataattacttaaagtgtatacatttttaaatttaaaatctattatttattaatttattatgcatatttattaaaaaaaattatataaattatataaaccgaCCTTCAGTTAAGTAATATCTcatcacaataattaatataatataagattattcgatatatttattttttttatctacgtgttaaattaataatttcatctaCTTTGTGAACAGATGTCTTTTATTTATCTTGAGTAGTACAAGTAgagtaaaacaatttaagatAACATTTTGTTCTTCGTTCAAAGTTTTTAGTAAACTTGTTAAAAGTTTTTGACGTTCATAATTCCTGTGAatctattgattaataataataagtggttTTATTATACTACACTATGTGTGCGGTTTTTGGATGAAACCATTGTAATAATTCCTATTGCCTAAAGGGCCAAGATAAGAAAATTGGTATTATACATGGGTATtgggtatatattaatatttgaactcCTCTGCTACACCCGCGCGCAAGCTTGAAAGTACATATTGTGCTTAtaattatgacaaaaaaatacCACGAAGACGTGCTTGACCTTGAAGAAGGACTGTTGTCTGGATCTTTCGACAAGCTCGCTATTCTTTGGGACGTGGCATTCGGTTCTTCTTTTTTATTCGACATTCGTGCTCGGCATAATtccttggtaaaaaaaaaaaaaaataacatgaaaaaattaaagtattatagtgACTACGAGTATTTACTAAACTAAATAGAGTTAaacatacatcatatatataatttctcGATAATATTTACCTGATAATCTTTACTGACCTCCGCACTACTACCAATCAATCCTTCAAATTTGCTTTTATATCTTGAATgtcttcttattattaataatgccgCAGCTGAGGCTACTACCGCGCACACAGCTGCGACGGACATGAAAATCCATTCGAAATTTTTGCTGTCTTCGTACGTAGAACTCATCATCACTGATGGTGTCTTggcctaaatttattttattaaacactcAGTTTCTAAATTTAATGCAAACGTGTAATACACATTTACCTTGTCTCCAATGCTCACAAAGTCAATGGTATAACCCGATTTCTTTGCgaatttgtttttcattgtttctatttttttcactatttcCGTAACGTTGGTTCCAGCACTTGGGAGTATTTGGAATGTAATTTCGGATTCTTCATagctgaaaataatataattttgcagtagaaaaaatattagaatatattaaatttttctttaaaaataatttaaaatttaattaaaaatgctcagacgcaaaaagtattataaatttaattgtatacttgtTTCGGCCTTGGATTATATTTAGGTTTAacgtataaatgaataattaaaagtaaaagtataatattatgttatattattaatttgtatttacaattaatattttttaatatttaataattattaaactattagatatatatttaaaaattagaaattgtcAATAATtcctattacttaaattataatatatcacatacCGAGCATTCACCATTGATTTAAAGTCAACGTTAATAATATTTGCCAGTGTTTTTAGTAGTTTGTCTCCTCTTTCTCGATTACTTAtcctgtataaaataattaataataataataataataataaaacaaacatcgattaacaaaaataaattcacttgTCTTTTAGTCGGATGCAGACATAAGAAGTGTCGACCACttcataattatcattatcTGTGTCATTCATTTTATCtttggttttttcttttttctgtCCATCTTTTTCTTCTCCTGGTGCAAGTTTGTTCACATAAATCACTTTGAAATCATCTTGAGTTAGTTTTGTTGGTTTGCCGTTAGCTGATTTATTGTCTTCTGAATCCGTTTTTCGGTTTGTTCCTAACAAAGTTGTTGCATCTGCaagaacaaaaaatgtaatagtttttcaaaattttaatcacGTTATAAATTACGTACCAACTGTTTTCGTTAAATCCTCGGCTGATTTTGGTTCATTTTCTTCGtcatttttctgaaattataaataccgaaattttaaatcattgtttCTGATATAGAGATttaattaacttactacataattatttaatttaaagaatgGTCCTGGTTTTTTAACGTCTAATCGTTCAGGTCTTTTAAATCCGGCCCAACCCGATTccgaatcataattattaatgaaatcacTAAACATTACTTCGTCTTCCTCGCCATTAGCTCCTATAAATATCCATCctaaattataatgtgttttagTTGTTTGCTTACTATCGTTTACTTACCTTTTTTCGGTAAGAACACTAAACCACCTTCCGTGTAAGCTTTATTCGAATTGTCTATACCCTTTGATAGCATGTCCATTTGTCTCAATTTTTTCCACTCATCGTCAATCTTGTCCTTTATTTCTTCACCTGCTCTAAATCCTTCTGGCGTGTTGTAATCTGGATGAAATCTTGGTTGACCATAAACTAACGGACTTGGATCTTCTTCGTACTGTGATTGTTGTTGTTTTAAgcctataaaagtaatttatttggtTATTTATAGTGTTGCATAAGTGtaaccataaatattatattatgcctgGCATCCACGGTAAATACAAGGGAGTTCCTTGAAGTCTATTACGATTGATCATATTTCGACGATATTCATAATCTAAATCAAACACCAGTATTAACCTGTTGTTTTTCACgacctttaattttaaatacctatttccGGATAGTAATCACGACCTCGACCAATATCTTCAGCATTCACGTACAAATCAGGTTGCTTGTAGTAGTCCGCAAAATCACCATCATCAttctgtaaaagaaaaaaaatcaatataaatcagTTAAATCGATACCTAGTTATGAAAGTGACTTACTTGTTTATTATCAGATACTCttaaatattgattacaaaTCGAATTGTCAACTGGTGGCAAATTATATCTTATCAATTTCAATCGATTTTGAAGTACGCATTGTGTAAAAGGATGGGGCCAACTATAACCGTTGTAGTAGAGGAATTTCATATCTTCTCGTAATATCATGAGGTTATTCATCATTAATttgtacctaaaataaaaaaaaaattatcttcaactttttatttaatatctaagatTCGAGACCTTATTCCACATTTGCTGAACTAATGTAATATAGGTACGCACAAACTAtgttgtaatttgaaaatattttaagggaGAAGACAGGctactttttaattatcaattattatataatgtaaaatcaaGGTGAACTATAAACAGCTAAAGACTATGAGTTATAGTTTGGTATTAAATCGAGTATACGGATATTATAATCGGTTAATCTTACGTGTATTCATCGGCTCCGTTATCATAACTTGGAATGCATTTTCCAAATGCATGAtctacgataaaataaaaaacgtaaaGGTTATTAGGTTATTTCAATTATACAAATGTTAATAGTGAATTTAGATATAGTCATATTACCATCGAAGCACAATTCGCGTTGATTACAAACATTACGGTTAAATAAGCAACctgaaaattaaaacaagatattattgttttgttagtataattcagttattataaataactttgaaTACAACTATATAAGAATCATTATCTCGAATTTAAATCaaaagtgttattttatttcgattttattatgatatttattttgttttttaatttaagaagtTTAGAAtcctattaaatattgttttatttttattttacattaattattattatttattaccatattGTACGAACTATAtggaaataaaacattatatatatctacctatGTGCTTACACCacaatttgtattcaatacTACCTAATTCATCTTTATTTTTCtactaaaatacacaaataacactgaataaaatatttaacttttaatttaataatgtacttataaattaatactatagttattatactttatacttttaatttaaatacctacctatacataatcTTAAGTTAAATATAAGAGTACCTAAGGAAAATAGGTATTACACTTTTTGTGGAAGAAAAGAATTTGCGTTTAAAGTTTCTTAAAACttctatatacgagtatatgattatataatttagtcttTATCGATTGATATTTAAACATAGTTAGTTCGTCGAGCTTATCAGAATTaccaagttttaatttatagttttcaacgttttaatatttactttttacataatataaaaatataatattaagaatttgtgtttggaaaattataaaataataactatttaatattattattatataaaatcacgtTAACCAAACTATAGGTATAAGCTTAATTTTCTTTTAGCTTGTCAAGTTTCTATCATTGCATTAATTTCATAATGAGATACTTTCCTAGGCATGTATACGagtttttcttcaaaaaaatcaatattttattttaatatatatatatttttctatcactcaagatattactttaaaactgtaaaagtagtataacaatattattacacatttatccAATAGATGTTTAGCAGATTTTAAAACGAATTTTGTTGTGCAATGTATCtattggaaattaaaataattataatataacaatattttatataataataataatatttttcttatagaaTCGTTATTCGCCAGTATCCACCCTATTGTTTGTCTATTGTCACGTTAACCGAACcaagtttaaatttgatttgatttgattttagttTATGTTGTATCATTTCGCATTTCGAatttccattttaaattattaaaacacattgGTGATggaccataaaaatatatttaaatattgtttagatgACTGCAGCTCTGctgataaaaattttttttaaatcttcgcttattattataataatatgttattacataCTATGCAATATATAGACACTAGACaggtatttcaaaatttattttcaatgtgtATTAACTACTAATGTATTATGcgtttaacttttattattttttgttataggtaggtattcttTAATCTATGTGTATTATAGGTTGCGGCGTAGGTTTTAACCTTTTATCCTGGAATTGGGACGTTCAACTGTATTAATGTAGTTTAGATCCCGTTATccttaaattatttctaattaaaaatcgtGTCGCAGTCACAcagcatttttgaaaaataactcGATAATAAAACCACATTGTTCACCGGACCACGGCATTTTGACGTCTGAAAACCTTAATAATTAGATACTCAATCTAACGAAATAAACTGTTCTAATCTAATCGCTTTTATTACGCGTCAATGGATATTTGAAACATGAAAGTCCATTACGCCGCACCCTGTAatttgtacttataaaatacacatcagaaaataaaaataatcacaaaattattatcgtttgaacttttaatttatttacagtcCCTACTTGtcatgactataatattaaaactaataaaatacatatattgcatttatataattttagtaatttatgattaactgcataacaatttatttaaaattataaaagtaatcagaataaaatttttaatacagcATTAAACACTGGAAAcaattgtctaaaaataataaatatttcaagtttagAATGTTAGCCAAGTCTGCAACACACGGAGTACCTACACTAGTGTATTGTACAGCATAGGTAcaccattatataaaaatataaaatacataatttatgaatCAGTTAAGTACctggtaatataaaattacagtaTCTATGAATAgacagtttatattatactgatatacattttttttaaccagaataaatttaatttatacattttaatattattatttacctatacgaTACATGTTTCATGTACGATGTATACGAACGacataattaacaatttaatgtatatttaatattttagttattaagaaaattaagaaaaatagatCATAAACACGAAACCACTGagttaaaagaatattaaataataatatcaacatattattacaacagcCTACTGAAAGATTTTAAACAcattgtattacaaaaaaaaaaaaaacatatcatatatCTTAAAGAATAATGAATCCACATAAGaactatttaaatagttataaaaaggaataattagtattttcttTCCTCGTATAggtattaaaggtttttttaaaaatattattatgtgtatttataatgtttatttcaaaattaagttTTCTTTTAATGGTATAGacaacctatattttattacttaaaaatttgaataaaaatattaaactaagattttacaat
This genomic window contains:
- the LOC132919834 gene encoding receptor-type tyrosine-protein phosphatase N2 isoform X3, with protein sequence MIGPLIKAAFITTVVICGVHCERYIGRTLEWKKRTGCLFNRNVCNQRELCFDDHAFGKCIPSYDNGADEYTYKLMMNNLMILREDMKFLYYNGYSWPHPFTQCVLQNRLKLIRYNLPPVDNSICNQYLRVSDNKQNDDGDFADYYKQPDLYVNAEDIGRGRDYYPEIDYEYRRNMINRNRLQGTPLYLPWMPGLKQQQSQYEEDPSPLVYGQPRFHPDYNTPEGFRAGEEIKDKIDDEWKKLRQMDMLSKGIDNSNKAYTEGGLVFLPKKGWIFIGANGEEDEVMFSDFINNYDSESGWAGFKRPERLDVKKPGPFFKLNNYVKNDEENEPKSAEDLTKTVDATTLLGTNRKTDSEDNKSANGKPTKLTQDDFKVIYVNKLAPGEEKDGQKKEKTKDKMNDTDNDNYEVVDTSYVCIRLKDKISNRERGDKLLKTLANIINVDFKSMVNARYEESEITFQILPSAGTNVTEIVKKIETMKNKFAKKSGYTIDFVSIGDKAKTPSVMMSSTYEDSKNFEWIFMSVAAVCAVVASAAALLIIRRHSRYKSKFEGLIGSSAEVSKDYQELCRARMSNKKEEPNATSQRIASLSKDPDNSPSSRGEEPVLSNMDISTGHMVLAYMEDHLNNKNRLDSEWAALCAYEAEPCAVNVARKPDNAKKNRYINALPYDHARVVINEYANMNNSDYINASTITDHDPRNPAYIATQGPLAETSADFWQMVWEQGCVVIVMLTRLVENDVVLCHRYWPEEGSELYHIYEVHLVSEHIWCDDYLVRSFYLKNLKTGETRTVTQFHFLTWPDGGVPNTTKALLEFRRKVNKSFRGRSCPIVVHCSDGVSRTGSYCLLDMVLNRMAKGAKEIDIAATLEHIRDQRSGAVATKAQFQMVLAAVAEEVQAILKALPQQQTPQPLPPPPPPAQH
- the LOC132919834 gene encoding receptor-type tyrosine-protein phosphatase N2 isoform X1: MIGPLIKAAFITTVVICGVHCERYIGRTLEWKKRTGCLFNRNVCNQRELCFDDHAFGKCIPSYDNGADEYTYKLMMNNLMILREDMKFLYYNGYSWPHPFTQCVLQNRLKLIRYNLPPVDNSICNQYLRVSDNKQNDDGDFADYYKQPDLYVNAEDIGRGRDYYPEIDYEYRRNMINRNRLQGTPLYLPWMPGLKQQQSQYEEDPSPLVYGQPRFHPDYNTPEGFRAGEEIKDKIDDEWKKLRQMDMLSKGIDNSNKAYTEGGLVFLPKKGWIFIGANGEEDEVMFSDFINNYDSESGWAGFKRPERLDVKKPGPFFKLNNYVKNDEENEPKSAEDLTKTVDATTLLGTNRKTDSEDNKSANGKPTKLTQDDFKVIYVNKLAPGEEKDGQKKEKTKDKMNDTDNDNYEVVDTSYVCIRLKDKISNRERGDKLLKTLANIINVDFKSMVNARYEESEITFQILPSAGTNVTEIVKKIETMKNKFAKKSGYTIDFVSIGDKAKTPSVMMSSTYEDSKNFEWIFMSVAAVCAVVASAAALLIIRRHSRYKSKFEGLIGSSAEVSKDYQELCRARMSNKKEEPNATSQRIASLSKDPDNSPSSRSSTSSWGEEPVLSNMDISTGHMVLAYMEDHLNNKNRLDSEWAALCAYEAEPCAVNVARKPDNAKKNRYINALPYDHARVVINEYANMNNSDYINASTITDHDPRNPAYIATQGPLAETSADFWQMVWEQGCVVIVMLTRLVENDVVLCHRYWPEEGSELYHIYEVHLVSEHIWCDDYLVRSFYLKNLKTGETRTVTQFHFLTWPDGGVPNTTKALLEFRRKVNKSFRGRSCPIVVHCSDGVSRTGSYCLLDMVLNRMAKGAKEIDIAATLEHIRDQRSGAVATKAQFQMVLAAVAEEVQAILKALPQQQTPQPLPPPPPPAQH
- the LOC132919834 gene encoding receptor-type tyrosine-protein phosphatase N2 isoform X2, yielding MIGPLIKAAFITTVVICGVHCERYIGRTLEWKKRTGCLFNRNVCNQRELCFDDHAFGKCIPSYDNGADEYTYKLMMNNLMILREDMKFLYYNGYSWPHPFTQCVLQNRLKLIRYNLPPVDNSICNQYLRVSDNKQNDDGDFADYYKQPDLYVNAEDIGRGRDYYPEIDYEYRRNMINRNRLQGTPLYLPWMPGLKQQQSQYEEDPSPLVYGQPRFHPDYNTPEGFRAGEEIKDKIDDEWKKLRQMDMLSKGIDNSNKAYTEGGLVFLPKKGWIFIGANGEEDEVMFSDFINNYDSESGWAGFKRPERLDVKKPGPFFKLNNYVKNDEENEPKSAEDLTKTVDATTLLGTNRKTDSEDNKSANGKPTKLTQDDFKVIYVNKLAPGEEKDGQKKEKTKDKMNDTDNDNYEVVDTSYVCIRLKDKISNRERGDKLLKTLANIINVDFKSMVNARYEESEITFQILPSAGTNVTEIVKKIETMKNKFAKKSGYTIDFVSIGDKAKTPSVMMSSTYEDSKNFEWIFMSVAAVCAVVASAAALLIIRRHSRYKSKFEGLIGSSAEELCRARMSNKKEEPNATSQRIASLSKDPDNSPSSRSSTSSWGEEPVLSNMDISTGHMVLAYMEDHLNNKNRLDSEWAALCAYEAEPCAVNVARKPDNAKKNRYINALPYDHARVVINEYANMNNSDYINASTITDHDPRNPAYIATQGPLAETSADFWQMVWEQGCVVIVMLTRLVENDVVLCHRYWPEEGSELYHIYEVHLVSEHIWCDDYLVRSFYLKNLKTGETRTVTQFHFLTWPDGGVPNTTKALLEFRRKVNKSFRGRSCPIVVHCSDGVSRTGSYCLLDMVLNRMAKGAKEIDIAATLEHIRDQRSGAVATKAQFQMVLAAVAEEVQAILKALPQQQTPQPLPPPPPPAQH